The window CCATTTTGATGCAAATCTCAGTAACTAGAAATTATAGACAACAAGCTGTTGGAATTATAGAAGAACTATGCAAACCTTCCCTAAATGAAGTGTGAAGGCATTTCTGAGTAGCTTCTGTTACTGTCATCAATATCTTGCTCTTTCAGCTCTTCCCTGTGATACCGGAGGGTATAGATCATTGCATAAATTAGCCGAAAAATCAGAACTGCCATTGATGCTCCTTGTATCCCCATTAGAAAGTGCTTTGCTATGGAACCGATACTCCTCCATGAAGTACCTCTGCATATTTTGACCATTGGAACTTCTCTTCTTCGCCTTAATTGATTCTGTGAGATTCATGTAGCTTGGTTTGCACATATTACTTTCTTCTACCTTGGAAGGATTGCTAGACACTGCAGTAGGAGATGCAGAAGTAAATGAAGTCGATGATGAGCTCCCGTCCTTAAGATAATCAGTACTTGGGGTAGAAGATGAACGAGTTTTCGGACTCATTGATTGAGAGGGCCTAGGAGAAATTCTGGTTGTGACAGTCTTCCTTTGCACTTTCACAGAATTCTGTGCTGAAGAAAATGGATAAAAGCCATCAATATCATCTCCACTTATCCTGGAATTATAAGGATTCGTCTCTGATGGCACAATTTGGACCTCTTCCATCAGCCTATTTTCCCATGGCTTGGTCGCCATCCAATTTTCTAACCAGTTCAATTCCGAATTGTTATCTCCTAGTCTTGGACTCTTAGCAACCTTTGCCGTCTTGTTAGTCCTGCTATATGGACTGGAACATGATCTTGGTTTCTGTAAAAACAAAATACTCAAGCTTCTCAAAATTGATTCAATAAAGCTTAGATGTTAATCATATCCAATCAATAAACTTCATAATGTGTGAGATAAAGCCTAGATGTCAGTCATATACTTGTAACGAAAACTTCACAATATTAGACAAACACAAGAACCCATTCCCAACAGCATTATTAATAAGTCAACAAAGTATGTTGAGGTAAATGATTCCTCACACGCAACCTCACCTTGCACGTAGAGAGCTAGGCAGACAAATAAAAGCAGCATCCCTATACTTACTCAAGCTATGGGGTTAGGAGGTTCCCCAACCAATGCTTCCTAGAACCAGACTTTGATACCCAGTCAGACACTCACTAGTCCCCTTAAGCTTAAGTTCTCAGGTGTACTTGTGAGCACATTCAGTTAAACCATGTTCTCATACCAAAAGAAAAGACATAAAAACAAAGAGGCCAAATTTCTTACCTGTTGAGAGAGGGAGTATGCAATTGCTCGATCCCTCTTTAGGTTTGCTTTTTGCCTCATTTGTAGCTTTGCTCTAATTTCACTCACTGTTCCTGGACTATCACACCATCCTTGCTGAAAAATGATGTAAACACAATAATAATACAAAAGATTAGTCTCCTTAAAATTTACTGATCGAATTGTCAAGAACTCAAGATAGTACACATAAACGAAGTTTAGAATGCAAGAGTTATGATAGTACCTCAGCCTGCTTAACAGGGTCATCAGCTTGGGACTGACGTTCATCAGCTTCTGAGGATCTCTGTGCTCGAACTCGAGCCTGAACTCGAACAAGGGCCTGCATGCACCTCAATGTAACAGCAGCTTGCTTCCTGACTCGCCTCCCACGAAATATAGCTTGAAGCCTTACTAAGGCTTTCAAGGCTCTCAAAGCCTGCCTAGCCTGCACTCATGGCATTAACGATTACCAAATGCAATTACAAAAATGAGAGAATGTACCCACAGAAAGAAAACAAATGAGAGAAGGTAGATTGAAAATTTTGGTATGTTCATGAAATAAATATAATTCATGCTGAATGCCCCTCAAACTCAAAGTTCATGTTGCCGCATTCATTGGATGGATGATAATCCAAATATGTAGATTGCCGATCCTGATTGGTTTTTCCTCTTCATTTTGAAGCTATGAGCCAGCCCATCGGTAAACTATAGCTTTGAAAATCCACAAATCTAGCATCTCAATTGAAGAAAAATTGCAAATCTAGCTTCAAATTTCTTTCCTTTAGAGGTATTCATTTCATGACCAGCATCTAAGATTAAATCACTCTAGTGCCTAAAAGTCTCCAAAACACACCCAGAAGATAAAAGGCTTAAATCTGTTAAACGTTGTCACAGAGGTTATCAAATTGAAGTTATTATCAGACGTAATGACTTCAGAAAACCTCAAGTCTTCTCATTTTAGCACCCAAACTAGTTTCATCAGTAGAGCCAAAAAGTCTATGTCTTGGCAATACCAAATTCGGAAACAAGAAGTTATCTTTAAAAGCAACTATGGAGATCAATCTAGACAGTCGAATACAATTCAAATTCAGAAATTTCTTTGAGGCTAAACAATAACAAGGACTTACGGTTATCTATATACAATATAACTAAATTAATTATAATATTCACTAGTACAGAAAGACTTAAAACCACTAAAATTTGTCCAAAGGAAATAGAAGTGAAAGCTATAATCACATGTAAAGAGCTTCAGAAAACCTTATGTCTTCTCTTTTAGCACATAAATAAGTAACTGTATAAGTATAAAGTTTGTATCTTGGCAAATGCCCACTTCGAAAATTCAAGCTTCCCTCAAAATCAAAGTGTAAAAATGTGCATTCAACTCTCATAGATCAATCTACACAGTTCTGAGCCGAAATTAACCAACTCCAAAAACAAGTACGCATGGTGAATTCTACAACATGTACCTAAATTCAGTACAGTTATAGAGCAATTCAAACAGAGCTACTTACCAAGAATCCCCGGAACACGGTTTGGATCCGAAGAGCAGCCCACTCTCGCCTAACTACCTTGAAATCTTTAGGCTGAGCTCGAAGCAGAGTAGCCATAGCAGCAGCCAACTCATGATCAATCACATTTGCAGAATCCAACGCCTCTGAACACGCCACATACTCCTTCTTCACACCACCGTTGCTCGATGTTCCAAACCCATCCGATGAACTCCTCCATAGCTTCCATTTCTTCTTGCTCTTCTCCTACCACAATCAAACAATAGAGTCAAAACAGAGCAAAACAGGGGAAAGAAAAACAGAGGAGGGTGAAATCACTGAAATGTATGAGTTACTTACTTGGTCAGTTAATGTGGGCTTTTTGGGATTGATGAGAGACTTGAGCCATTTTCCAGGAGTACCCATTTGGAGAAAAACAAACAAATCAAAACCTTGAGTGGGTTGTGAAAAAGTGTTTCCAGAGATTTTGTAGTACTCTGAAAACCCTGAAGCAGAGAGCCAAAAGAGAGAGGGTTAGTTGTGTCTGGGTTTTTTGGGATTGGGGTTTTTGAAGAATTTGGAGGACAGATCTCTGTGGGTTCGTGTTAAAGTATCGATCAAGGGGCCTCAGAAATCGATTATTTATGTGGGTAAAGGTTTTAATACTATTTTGAATTCGAAATTTGAAAAAAGTCAATTAAAGGTTGTAACGGATAGGTTTTGAAACAGGGTTTTAATACATGCCGCTCCCTTTCATGGAAACGACGACGTTTCGATGGAAGCTTCCGAAACGGGTTTAAGTGGGAATAGTGGGTCCCTGGGTCCCGTAGCAGGTCGGTTAAAGAGTCAATTGCACCGGGTCGGGTACGGGTATATAGGAACAAAAATGAAAGCTACATATTCGTTGTGTTTGTTTGGTACAGAAAATCAAGTGACTGCGTGACTTAATCAGCGAATCAGGCTTCAGAAAAGAAAAGGGTAATGTTCGTGCAAAAGGTACACTAACGCTCAAGTTATCGATAGCTTGAGTTGTAGCAAGTGTAGTAATAGATTGGTTTTTTTTACCTCAGAGGTTTGAATCTCTTGAGCATAGGTGAGCTCAAACGAATATTTGGACTAATGCGTATAGACGGTATAGTGGTGTCCTTAACCCGTAAGACATGCTTGAATCAATCGATGACTTTAGAACGTAACAACGTGGAAAAGTGTTTCCAATCAGCTCGGTACTGTTGGCCCTTCA of the Fragaria vesca subsp. vesca linkage group LG6, FraVesHawaii_1.0, whole genome shotgun sequence genome contains:
- the LOC101299112 gene encoding uncharacterized protein LOC101299112 encodes the protein MGTPGKWLKSLINPKKPTLTDQEKSKKKWKLWRSSSDGFGTSSNGGVKKEYVACSEALDSANVIDHELAAAMATLLRAQPKDFKVVRREWAALRIQTVFRGFLARQALRALKALVRLQAIFRGRRVRKQAAVTLRCMQALVRVQARVRAQRSSEADERQSQADDPVKQAEQGWCDSPGTVSEIRAKLQMRQKANLKRDRAIAYSLSQQKPRSCSSPYSRTNKTAKVAKSPRLGDNNSELNWLENWMATKPWENRLMEEVQIVPSETNPYNSRISGDDIDGFYPFSSAQNSVKVQRKTVTTRISPRPSQSMSPKTRSSSTPSTDYLKDGSSSSTSFTSASPTAVSSNPSKVEESNMCKPSYMNLTESIKAKKRSSNGQNMQRYFMEEYRFHSKALSNGDTRSINGSSDFSANLCNDLYPPVSQGRAERARY